One window from the genome of Lasioglossum baleicum chromosome 9, iyLasBale1, whole genome shotgun sequence encodes:
- the LOC143212258 gene encoding nurim homolog: protein MILKCVSVVTCAACFSYTFYVLCNLTYFLSNHQENDGTRVSPGKDDSAGSVVWLLILNMSLLSVFMLQHSLMASDFVKRLFLKLHMDYMERNIYNVASAASLHLLINQWQIVPSISWWKIDTSSNDILWYIFTSCHVLAWSIIYSGCLMMDISELTGLKQVYYKFSSRPSPMSMKSKGLIRYYSHMRHPSLTGFLIILWIYPYMRLDRIMLGSILTVYMALMWNIDDEDYNYHASLVRRKEAELYPALHVHEN, encoded by the exons ATGATTCTGAAATGTGTCAGTGTAGTAACGTGTGCTGCGTGCTTCTCGTACACTTTCTACGTTTTATGTAACCTGACGTACTTTTTGTCAAATCACCAAGAAAACGATGGTACGAGAGTGTCACCAGGAAAAG ATGATTCTGCCGGTTCGGTGGTCTGgttattaattttaaacatgTCTTTGTTAAGCGTATTTATGCTACAACATTCGCTTATGGCTAGCGACTTTGTGAAACGCTTGTTTCTTAAATTACATATGGATTATATGGAGAGAAATATATATAACGTAGCCAGTGCAGCAAGTCTGCATTTGCTGATTAATCAGTGGCAAATTGTGCCATCGATTTCATGGTGGAAAATCGATACGTCTTCCAATGATATTCTATGGTACATATTTACCAGTTGCCATGTTCTGGCTTGGTCGATAATTTATAGCGGATGTTTAATGATGGACATATCCGAGCTTACCGGACTGAAACAAGtgtattataaattttcatccAGACCAAGTCCAATGTCGATGAAATCTAAAGGATTGATACGTTATTATTCTCACATGAGACATCCGAGTTTGACAggttttctgattattctatggATATACCCTTATATGAG ATTAGACAGAATAATGTTAGGTTCGATACTCACAGTCTACATGGCTCTAATGTGGAACATAGACGACGAAGATTATAATTATCATGCCAGTCTAGTCAGAAGAAAAGAAGCAGAATTATATCCAGCTTTACATGTACATGAAAACTAG